The Corynebacterium halotolerans YIM 70093 = DSM 44683 region GTTCCGGTCACCGCCGGCGTCATGAACGCCGCTCACGGTCACCCACCCCCAGTTTGGCGAGCGCGCGCCGGATGTCGTGCCCCAGCTGCTCCGAGGTCGCGTCACCCGCGCGCGGCAGCGCGCGGATGACGACGTTCATGGTGGCCGGCAGTTCATCGACGAGCCCGGCGCAGACATGACGAAGCCGCCGGGAGGCGCGGTGACGGATCACCGCGTTCCCGACGGCCTTCGACACGATGAGGCCGAAACGGGGGCCGCCACAGGTGGCGGGGTCCTCGTTGTCGGCCTCAGTCGCGTGGTCCCACAGGTGTACGACCACTGTCCGGCTTCCGGCGCGGCGTCCACGCTTGATCGTCCGGGTGAACTCGGACGGTGAGGTGAACTTGTGCGACTTCGGAAGCAACGCCGGTGACCTTACGCGGTCAGCTTGGCGCGACCCTTACGACGACGGGCCGACACAATCGCACGGCCGGCGCGGGTACGCATACGGGTACGGAAGCCGTGCACGCGTGCGCGACGACGGTTATTCGGCTGGAACGTCCGCTTGCCCTTTGCCACGGTAAAACTCCTCTGTGTTGTTCGGTGACCGTGCGGGTTCCGCCGACCAGTGAGTTGATCGGCCGGTTCCCTCCGGGAGTGGGTCACCCGGGTGAAATGACGATATTGAGATGAAGCGGCCGGACTCCATGCCGGAGC contains the following coding sequences:
- the rnpA gene encoding ribonuclease P protein component translates to MLPKSHKFTSPSEFTRTIKRGRRAGSRTVVVHLWDHATEADNEDPATCGGPRFGLIVSKAVGNAVIRHRASRRLRHVCAGLVDELPATMNVVIRALPRAGDATSEQLGHDIRRALAKLGVGDRERRS
- the rpmH gene encoding 50S ribosomal protein L34 gives rise to the protein MAKGKRTFQPNNRRRARVHGFRTRMRTRAGRAIVSARRRKGRAKLTA